The Macrobrachium rosenbergii isolate ZJJX-2024 chromosome 7, ASM4041242v1, whole genome shotgun sequence genome segment GGTCTCAGTCTGCTGAATGAGGTGGGAGTCGTGTGCATATTGATCTGATGGCATTATTTCAGAACGTAATGTCTTTGTGGCCCTGAAGCTTGCTTTCATTGAGCATAGCAAGAAAGCAATGTGACCCTTGATAAGAAGGCATGGTAGCATGCCTCTTATATCTGAAGTCAGTAGGCTTTGTGGTCTAATTGTAGCAAGTCATCCCACGGAATGTGAAATTACAAGCTGATGGGAAAACTGTTATATGTAGAGGCCAATGGAACTGGCAATCACCCCCAAGGAATTGATAAAGGCACCACTAACCTATTTTGAATGATGAGGATTCTGCCCCATGCCCATCTCTACCCTGACTGTGACTGCTACCCTCTGCATTCTACCAACTGTTCACAACGGGAGATTAGTAACAAAGCAAGCCCTTACTTCTGTTAGCAGTTAACCGTATAATGGCACAGAAAGGTCAGGTCCGTTAAGATTGCATGAACAAATACAAATTGACAAGAGACTCCATTCAAATGATGAATGTCTTGGCCAGGAGACATTTTCCTCGCGCCAAAAGACGAAAGGAACTCCCCAATCAAAGAAAATTGAATGGAtaagatatggaaaaaaaaaaaaaaagattatcaagACATTAAACGTGGTATTAGTCAACCGTGAAAGTGACGTCACTCCGGTTTCTAAGGTCCCAGTGAATCGATGAAACACCTACACTTCAGTATTAGACGAACTGCCGCGAGAGATGCACGGATTTACCAAGAACTTCATTGAGCCCGACGTAAGTAGACAAAAAGATATCAGAGGCAAACGCTTCAAAGAGCGAAGTGCGTTAACTGCCAGAAAATGGTGcattagtgagagagagggaaagtacCACTGACGCAAACTTGATTTCAGATCCACTTTACATTTGGTGCTCATTCATTTTGTTTGCGTGGTGACATCTGTTGCGATGACAACTAAAAGCAGTTGAACATACGTGAAGTTTTTCCTTTCAACAAATACAGCGTTATAGAACGTGCTATAGCTTTTTGCTAACGGAAAGATTAATCAACGCGTCGTTCACTAAAGATAATTCAGAAGACGCGTAGCTAAGGGAGTTGGGAAATAAACACCTGCGCTTCTGCGAGTTGCCTCAGCAAAGGTCGTGAATCACAGTACAGCATATTTGTTTTGTTCCATAGTTGACGGCTGGTGGGAATAAGAATAAGGATAAATTAAGAAAGTTGAAGTTGACGAAAGGAGCACTTGAAGTAGAAAACTTCGGAAATGTATCTTTATTCTCGCTTAGAGGTAGTGCATAAAATCAAGTCACTTTTGGCACATGAGGGCACCTTGGATGGATTGGCACGCGACAGTGGTTGAAGACTCACTGTTTCATTAACAAATCTGACAAAAATAGTAACGTGGATTTACGATTGTTCGATCAACGCGTGAGTGAAAAGACTTTGACGTTTTAATTGTGacaggcatttattttttatgaagcaaATCTCCATCTGGTTGAAGAGAGACTAGCACAGGACTGAGTACGAAacaatataatgaataattaaacaaaaacctGGAATTACAGAGTATCTCGGTAGTTCGTTTTTATGCagttgaattatattaattccgATACTATGTTATTTTGGATTGTGCCTGTGAAAATCATCTGAGCTGACATTCGCTTTTATTGATCACGTGTTGCAAACTTAcgaaatcttttatttatatccatattcTGGGGTTTCTTTCAAGAACAGTATTTCTTTAGCTAATCCGCATTTTCACCATAATTCTAAGTGAACTTAGAAACCATTCCATATTCTCATTGATAAATATGAGTAGGCCTACACTTACCCATCGTCTCGTCAACTAAAATCAAAGCTACTCTCCTCatgattaaaacaaataaattctagAATAACAGTTAGAAATAAATTCTATAACAAAAATTCGAAATAAATTCTAGAATATAAATTCCAAATAAATTCTATAGTAACAATTCGAAATTAATTCTTGAATAACAATCCGAAGTAGATTAGTAGAATAACAACCAGAAAGATATTTTTGAATAACGATTCgaaataaattctaaaacaatTCGTAATACATTCTAGTATAACACTTCGAAATAAATTCTTGAAAACCAATTCGAAATAGATAAGAGAAtcacaatttgaaataaattctaGTATAACAATCCGAAACAAATTtctagaataacaaataaaaataaactagagAATCACAAttcgaaataaatttttgaataaaagtcATGAATATATTCTAGAAAAACAATGCGAAAATAAATTCTAGAAAAACAATCCGAAATATATTCTTGATtaacaatttgaaataaatcctggaataacaaatcaaaataaattggaGAATCACAATTCGAAATAAATTATTGAATGGAAATCAGGAAtaaattctagaaaaaaattCGAAATAAATTCTAGAATAACAATCCgaaatatattctataaaaacaaTGCGAAATAAATTCTAGAATAACAATTCGAAATAAACTCTAAAATAACAATCCGAAATCAATTCTGGAATAGCATTCagaaatatattcttgaaaaaacaATTCGAAATAAATTCTAGAATAACAGTTAGAAATATATTCTTGATTAACTATTTGAAATAAATTCTAAtataacaattcaaaataaatcataGTATAATTTCGAAGTAAATTCAAGTATGACAATTCGaaattatattttagtgaaaCAACTCTGAAATAAATTCTGAAGAGCAATTGGAAATAAATTCTAGAATAAAAATTCGAAGTAAATTTTAGTAAAACAACACGAAATAAATTCTTGAATAGCAATTCGAAATAAATGTTAGTAAAGCATTTCTAAATttctagtaaaaaataaaaaataaattatagaataCCAATTCGAAAAATTCTAGAATACCAGTTCGAAATAAATTCTAGAATAccaatataaaatacattttagatTAACAATTCGAAATAAATTCTGGAATAACAGCTATGAACGTTAAATACGGGGAAGGCTAACAATTAAGTTTGCACGGTATCCAAAACAAGTATGACAGTCCGGTTCAGACCAGTAATGAGGTTGTTTCTTTCAATCAGCGAAGTTAGGAAGCACAATAGTCAGTGTGTGGCAGGTGATTTCCAAGGAACATTACTAGGCCCGCCCCTCTGCCCCGTAGCCTATAATCTATTGAGAGTATGGGTATAGGTCTAAAAACATCCTAGAACCTAAATTAGAAGAAATGGAAAGGCAATTAGATTCTGGAGTAACTCTCCGTTGACGATATCGGTctagaaacattttaaaatctgatttagaagaaatgaaaaggtaaCATGATCCCGTAGTAACCCTCCTTTAATGCTATCGGTCTAGAAACATCCCGGAACCTAATTTATATTAATTGGGAAGGTAACAGTTCTGTAGTAACCTGTGAATGATGTGTCTAAAAACACCCTGGAACCTAATTTAGAAGAAATGGAAAGGTAACATGATTCCGGAGTTGATGTTATCGATCTAGAAACATTCAAGAATCTAATTTAGAAGAAATTAAATGGTAAAATGATTTTAGAGTAACCCTTCGTTAATTGTATCGGTCTATGAAACCCCAGAgccttatataaattaaatggaaATGTAACATAATTCTGTAGTGACCTTCTGTCGATGGTATAGGTCTAAAAACATCCTGGTGGAACCTAATTTAGAAGAAATGGAAAGGTAACATGATTCTGGAGTAACCCTTCGTTAATGGTATTGGTCTAGAAACATCCCAGAACCTAATTAAGATTAAATGGAAAGACATGATTCTACTATAACCTTTTGTCAAAGGTATCGGTCTAGAAACATCCTAGAACCTGATTCACATTCAATGGAAAGGTAACATTATTCTGGAGTAATCCTCCATTAATGGGCAACCCTCCGTTAATGGCGTCGGTCTAGAATCAAATttagaagaaatggaaagataatATGGCTGGAGTAATCCTCTGATAATAACGTATGAAATGATTAGTGTTTTCAGTTCCGCCTTAACTCGGTTGAGCTTTGCTTCCAGTTCCCGGCAATGGCAAATCGATGCGCTGCCTTTTCGGTCTGTTAAAATTCCGCTGGCACCGCATTGTGGTCTCTGCACTCTGTAGCGCAACGCTGACTTCTGTACTCTACTTGATTGTCAGTTCGCTTGCACTTAACATTAATTAAGTTAATCTAAGAAAAAGCTTAGTTTGGTCTGACGAACCAAAAGGATCACTTATATTCAAGTGAatactttgatttaaaaaaacaaatagattgTTCCCTTTAAAAGTCACTAAAATACATATGACTAACCTTGTAACAATGTGTAACTTTTGCGCATGATTTTGTAACGACTTAAGATTACAACCGCTCGCGCAACGGTAGACTTGGATATAGAATGATTaacttttatcaaaatgaaatgattCAAATGGAATGAAATGTAGAAATGTTTAATGACATCAGAAAGCCGATCTTTCCACGCTTAGATCCCGTGCCGAGAAAATTTCACGGTCACTTCAATTtgcatgtttttgttattaaaaagtGTTTTCACTGACAAGCGAATCACACTTCTTGGCTCACGTGGCTGATCCTAAACAGAGCTTGTAAGCAGCTATCCCTAAAAGTTGGAAAAGCAAGAATGTCTATACAGGATCCAGAGTAACAGAGCCATTTATTCCGTCAACACGTCTAGTTGgattaaccttttttcttttgcaatatgtGAAGAGCAGCGAAAAAAATGAGGAACTCGATCCTATCTGGAGCAAGTCCTGAGTGATAAAAGATacaagaagaggggaaaaaaaaataagggacaTGATGGCTTGGCAGGTGCTACAGAGCGACCTAATTGGAGTGGAAGATTTTGTCAACAACTCAGTGGAATATTAACTATGAAAATTAGACAGTGATGACACCTTGACGCGGAGATAAAAGGGTACATAAAAGTGGAACCAATTGCACGGCAGTCGAATATGCGAATGAATAACTGCCTTCGGTTTAATCGGGTTAAGGAAATACCAATGTAAAATTCAACCCAAATGCAAGAGCATTGTCCCATGCACTGACGGGTAAGGCAATGCATTGCCTTGGCAGATAGAATGAGTTTTCAAGCATCAAACCAAACCTCTGTGTCCGAGACAAATTTGAAGTTGCCTGAACACGGTCAGTGCTATGGCTGGAGTGAATTACTATTTTAATGCAGCACAATCAgtgaaattgacaataaaataaactgcCAAACAGTTTAAAAACAAATACGTCATCCAGCTAAACTTTACAGTTCTGTAAAGGACTTCTTGCAAGATCATGCATGCCAAAAGGAGAGAGGACAATCCAAGGCTGATCACAAACAACAAGGGTATCTGGGAGGTGAAGATAAATGAGATGTGGAGTGTTGACTAGTCAGTAGAAGCAAAAAtgtgagaaaatgagagaagacGTAGAAGGAAGATCGGTgaagaaatatgaggaaaaatgTACTTGAGAGATTAAAACCCTTGGAAACGTCACTGGGAATTTGGCGAGATGATTGAAAAACTCGGGTAGCAATTTAGAAAGgagaaattcatataaaaaaaaagcatggatAACTGAAAATGATGCCAGAATATTTTAAATGCGTTCGAGACACCAagaggaaagacaaaaatttctCTAAAAACCTGCAGGAAGCTAACCAGAATTCAGAAAGCAAAAAATCGCCTGTAAATTTTGGGTTGCAGATTCCCAGACTTCAAGAAAAACGAAAGGTGAATAACATTCTAATGTCGTATCATTTGCCAGCTCAAAAGTCATCTGTCAGCGCTAAAAGTCAGTAGTCAATAATCTGAATGATTAAGGCGGTCAGGTTTCTTTGGAGTGGGGTGAAATACTGAATGTAACCACTTCAGAAAAGTCAAAGCCAGATTCCTTGTAAGTCTTTATAAAAGCAAGAATTTTGACTTGGTGATGAATGTTTtagttaaattattaataaataaatgtgcatttatatatttatatatatcacatacatacatatatgtatacacacacacatatactatatatatatatatatatatatatatatatatatatatatatatatatatatatatatatatatatataaacaaaaataaatttctgactcgcattaGGATCGAACctagttagcctgcccaggtaattccgtgggtacagttgtactcaggttccaacttcttttatgacttgtgtggcctggttggcaaaGGCTCTGACCTTtcgtttgaaagacctgggttcgatcctgcaTTGTACGTGTTGCATAGAATTCAAACCTTTTCAAAAGTGCTTCCTAAAACAATTTGTAATTACTCCTACGCCTTTTTTGTACTCCCCCAGGGGCTTCATATCCTGACCCAGCCCATGCAGGTCTCCGAATTCGGGGTCTTCGACGTGATCACCGCCCTCGGGTCCCTGGGACTGTTCTACTTCGATGTGATCTCCGACGCCCTGGTCGCATACTACATGTACGACGATAAAACCACGCAGCAGTGGTTCCTGACGACGGTTCTGGTGCTAGGTAGTGAAATGACGTTGTTCGCCTTTGTTTATGTCACAAAGAAGGGAATGTCTGTTAGCCATCCACGTAATGTAGAAGCAAATTTCTGTTAGCTATTTACGTAGTATAGAAACGAATTTCCGTTTACCATTTACGTAAAATAGAAACGAATTCCTGTTAGCTATTTACATAGTATAGAAACGAATTTCCGTTTGCCATTTACGTAACATAGAAACGAATTTCTGTTAGCTATTCACGCAATATCGAAACGAATTTCTCTTAGCTACTCACGTAATATAGAAACGAATTTCTCTTAGCCATTTACGTAATATAGAGACGAATTTCTGTTAGTTATTCACGTAATATCGAAACGAATTTCTCTCAGGTATTGACGTAATATAGAAACGTGTTTCTCTTAGCTATTTGGTAACTATAACATCAACTATCATTCATTCCCTGAGAGTTTAGTCTCATGGCGGTTTTTCTGCTTTCTTCAACCTCATCGATGGTAATTGTAACTTTAAATATCTCAGTTCTGAAGCTAGAATGGCATCCTCACCTCAAAATGAGTCTGATAACCACAGCTCAGGggtttatagatatttatagataCTAGTTTTGAATACCTGAAAATAATccttttagaaataataaatggaatttttaacatttttaccacagcaaatctttaaaaaacttttaaaaaagtgattttcataaataagaagaaatattttgtctGAATATCCATAAAAACCTGAATATCTAAGTTCTGAATCCCAGTGCCAACCTCAAAATGAGTCTAGTGCAATAATCACCGCCCAGTGACTTACAGGATTCGTGTTTTAAAGTAGATATCagtttttaatacattaataatctttaagaaataataaatggaatttaAACCAACATTTCCACCACAGCAAATCATTAAGTGAAGGGGAATTCTATACATAAAACTCCAATCTTTGTCTGAGCATccgtaaaattttaaaacaatggaagtatatatgtacaaatttttACATCTGaagtttatttcttatctttcatCTCTTTCCTCGACAGTCATTCCGCTCATAATAGTCAATGGGTTCAGCTTCTACTGGTACTGGTTTGACAGCAACGTCTGCGAAGTAGGGGGCAGATGCTACCGGACCCCTAAAGCGTCGATGTGTCTCTGGACTGTCAGAGTTTTGGGTCATCTCGCCCTCCACGCGTGTGTCTTGAGGTTAGTTGAACGTAGAGCGTGAAAGAGATCagttgtttttcaagtttttttttttaacgaacagAATTGGAACTAAATGTCGGATTTTTCTTCAACTTGCTTGGTGATTGGATCTTCATATCTGAAGTCGTTAGTGACAATTACTTCAAGTTTTATTCTATATGATCAAGTACTCTTGTAAAGAGCCCACATACAGTACAGGCTGAGGAAATCGGTTACTTGTTTTTcaagaacttgaagaaaatttAGAATTTCACCAAAATGCTTGGccatttcatcttcatattttatttgattactaACAGTTACTTCAGGTCTATACGGTCAGGTACTCTTTCTAAGATGCCCATATACAGTACAGACTGAGGAGATCAGTTACTCGCTTTTCAAGCTAGAATAGAACTGAGGTTTCCTTCAAAATGCTTGGtcatttcatcttcatattttacTCGATCAGTGACAGTTACTTCAAGTTTTATTCTTTACGATCAGGTATTCTTTTTGAGGGCTCATATACAGTACAGGCTAAAATTTTCCTGACGCTTCTCTCCAAGTTAACAACTAAAAAGGATAAACATTATGTTCCCTtggaattatataaatacaacaaATCGAAACTCTGCTTATCATCCAAAGGCATTCAGACATTTAGGAACTGAATCTTGGTTTTAAATATCGGACAGAGCGAGAAAAGGGTTCTTGATAAATGAATTAAGACCGTCGGCCTAGACAAATTAACAAcctctagttttatttttcttgtcgaGAAGCTTTCATTATAACAATCACGGTTATGATAAACGTTTTACAAATTCCAGGTACTTTGACATACTTTACTATGGCCTCAAAAGCAGACAAAAATCCCCGCTCGCCCCTGAACAGTCCACGGCcaaaatcaaagaagaagaagtggatgCGACGTGTCCGTCGAGTGGTAATTATCGCATATTTTTGCTCATTTCCTGTCTAACTTATCTTGCTTCTAGCGTCCACCTGATGAGTTCATGCAACTGGTTTGATTGATGACTGCCAGATGTATACTAGAATTTCTAGCTAGGTATTATTAATGACTTATGGTACAACAAATGGCTCAGTTATAAGCTGCTTCTCCGGAAAGCCTTAATACGTTCTAGGTACGTAATCTGTATCagtcaatatattatatatatatatatatatatatatatatatatatatatatatatatatatatattgattgatacAGTTACAGAACGTATATAAGGCTTTTCCGGATATATAGAAATGATACAGATTACACTAAAAGGAAACcttaaaaaatgtcacggtgtgtgacaaaaattctattatatataaatttatatatatatatatatatatatatatatatatatatatatatataaatttatatatattgtatataaatttttgtcacaccGTGACTGAGCCATTTGTTGTTAATGCATAAGTCATTAAAAGCCTTAACTTTacaactagaaaataaaaatgaatataaaaaatatacaatgtgtacaaaaaattctatatacaatatatataaatttatatatatatatatatatatatatatatatatatatatatatatatatatatatatagatacattgtatataaatttttgtcatacaccgtgacattttttatattcacgttcactaaactacaaatgtcgtttaatatcagattcgCTCAACATCGGAATTAACACCGAAGAGAATTTATAGCTGTTAAGTCACGTCACccggtggactcgaaccaccgaatggcTAGCGTCACGGAAAATTCGTTCCCCAACCTATTGATGATTCGAGTCTACCGATGTTTAATCCAAAgttgaatgaatttgatattaaacgaaataTATAGCTTAACCTTCCAACATCCGATAACTTATGCCTCTCACACTGCAGCGTGTCCACCGCCCCACCGCAGAGGCCCGTACTATCAGAAACTGTGGCTTCACGCCGAGAGAGACACGGCTACCGTAGATCTTCTTTGTTCCTTGATACAAGACGCCCCGCAGCTCATTGTGCAGCTCTACATCATGTCCTTTACCATCCCAGATCAGGCTTTGGAAGGAAATGTCTCGTCGACGCGTATGTATAggatgattttttatgatttgcttcTGTTTATTTTCCGTCTAGGCTAAGAAAAATGGATAAACGTATTGAAAACAAGCTCTCTTACTGTTGCCAGTTGAGGGCCAGTTTAAAAATGTAGTTTGAACTCAAACCCATTCTCTGGAACAATTTTCAAATCTTTTATGCCACACTAACTTAACTTACAACGTAACATTTTAAAGGACCCGTTACTGTACTGGACAAATATGCATACTTTCATGGTTTGTAGTAAATACAACAATTTAGTTCGGAGTCACGAAAATAAAAGTGTGTTCTGAAGCAACTGCACTGAATCTCATCAAACTAACTGACTGTAAAGATCCTCGGTGGTTTACTTTCAGTAATCGTGCAGATCCTGTCAGTCTTGGCATCCTTCATGGCCATGGCGTGGTCAGTGGCATCCTTCGCTAAGGCAGTACGTCTGGCGGAGCCCTCCCTGGGCGATCTCAGCCCCTGTGGCATGATTACACTTACCCTCGCTCATTACTGTTGCATTGCACCGCAGGTGAGAAATAGAGTGATACTCGTGATTGATAATTAtacacatctgtctatctatatatatatatatatatatatatatatatatatatatatatatatatatatatatatatatatatatatatatatgaagtactaTGCTGTAAATAGTTTAATTTTCCTTGAGCAATGACTCCTAATACATCTGATATCCTTTCtcagagatatacatatacatatatatatatatatatatatatatatatatatatatatatgtatatat includes the following:
- the LOC136840076 gene encoding XK-related protein 4-like, which encodes MHGFTKNFIEPDGLHILTQPMQVSEFGVFDVITALGSLGLFYFDVISDALVAYYMYDDKTTQQWFLTTVLVLVIPLIIVNGFSFYWYWFDSNVCEVGGRCYRTPKASMCLWTVRVLGHLALHACVLRYFDILYYGLKSRQKSPLAPEQSTAKIKEEEVDATCPSSACPPPHRRGPYYQKLWLHAERDTATVDLLCSLIQDAPQLIVQLYIMSFTIPDQALEGNVSSTLIVQILSVLASFMAMAWSVASFAKAVRLAEPSLGDLSPCGMITLTLAHYCCIAPQVVCFALFSTKYLTISIIVVGCQWLLASIITLSMIICCPSPVFGCKQSAIINQTNNMNVFEEDDPRDDVKEGPCSRLDDTFMFSNVSTKNSSRGQAPCCSIS